CGGCTATCAGGTAGGCCGCAAAATAGGTTTTCCAACGGCCAATTTAAGCGTGGATGATCCTGATAAACTGATCCCCGCGGACGGTGTATATGCCGTATGGGTGACATTCGATAAAAAAACATATATGGGAATGCTGAACATAGGTGTCCGCCCGACGATTGATAATGGCCCTAACCGAACCATTGAGGTGAATATCCTTCACTTCCATTCGGACATATACGATAAATTCATCCGGCTTACTTTCGTAAAACGGACGCGTCCCGAGCTGAAATTCTCTAGTATCGACGAGTTAACAGTGCAACTCCATAAAGATGCCGAAGATACGGAAGCTATTCTTCTTGCCAGCAAGGCAGGCGATAACAGTAGAGAGACAAAATAAATAACACAATAACCGAATAATAACAACTTAAAAATAGATTCTTATGCAAAAGTCATTTATGAGCATCTCTTTGGTGGTAATAGCTATTTCGATGTTAGCTATGTTTATCTATAATTTCTTTACAACTAACTAAAGAGCAATGAAAACAGCTATCAAACTGATATTAATAGACCTTCTCATTGCACAGATTGTCGCCCCTATCCTGATTACGATTCCCTGTACGCTCTATTTGTTAGTCACCACAGGAGATTTGGATAAGGTTGCTCTGACGCAAATGATTATGATTCCGGCCCAATTAGCCGGTCAGATTATGATGGGTATTTATCTATGGAAAGCCGGCTATATCAGTACACAAAAGGCGACATGGTTGCCTGTATCAGCGCCATTCCTAATTTGTAGCGGGCTAGCTATTCTCACCGCCGGCTTTTTGGTATCTGCACTTATGGGACTGCTAGACTGGATACCCAACATCATGGAGCAATCTTTCGACATCCTCCAATCCGGTTGGGGCGGTATTCTTGCAATAGCTATCATCGGTCCTGTACTTGAAGAAATCTTGTTTCGCGGAGCCATTACCAAAGCTTTGCTTCAACAATATAATCCGACTAAAGCCATTCTGATTTCCGCACTTCTGTTCGGTGTCTTTCATATAAATCCGGCCCAGATCCTTCCGGCATTTCTAATCGGTATCCTGCTGGCATGGACTTATTACAAAACAGGTAGCCTGATACCGTGTATACTCATGCACGTGCTCAATAACTCGCTATCTCTGTATCTTAGTATTAAATATCCCGAAGCCGAAAATATGGATGACCTGATTAACGGTACTCCTTATCTCATCGCTTTGGTCGGTTCAGTCCTGCTACTTATTTGCACCATATCAATCATGAATTCTCACCACAGAGGACACAAAGGTTTATACCAACAATAGGGATATATAATAATCGCAAAATGTGTGATGGTAAAAAAGCTCTGTGTACTCCACGTCCTCTGTGGGGAATTTTATCTCTCTTTTGCTTTAAATGCCAATGCATACATTCGTATCTGTTTCACCATCGACAGCAAACCATTGCTACGCGTTGGCGACAGATGCTCTTTCAACCCGATCTTGTCTATAAAATAAAGATCTGTATTCAAGATTTCATCAGGAGTATGTCCTGAAAGGACTTTAATCAATAAGGCAATAATTCCTTTGACTATCAAAGCATCACTTTCCGCTTTAAAAACGATTTTACCGTCTACATCATCCGCTTGAAGCCACACCCTACTTTGGCATCCTTCAATCAGATTTTGTTCCGTCTTATATTTTTCTTCAAGTGGTTCCTGCTCATTTCCTAAGTCAATAAGTAGTTGATAACGGTCCATCCAATCGTCGAAGTCACTGAATTCTGCAATCACTTCGTCCTGTAATTCATTAATTGACATTATAAATAATTATTTAATCCTGTTATTTCTCATTATAAATCACTTCCAATACCGTTTGGCCTACTGCTTTCAACGTATTCTTATCTATATGTTCCATATTATCATTGACCGTATGCCATGTAGGAGTAAAGTCACCCTCCTGATTATATGGAATAATATCAATTGTTTTAATACGTGCCAAGCGATTAATGAACAGATGGTCATCGGTAACAAATCCTCCGTTACCATCCATAAAAGTGTTCCCGTTGCCAATCTTCTTCGCCGCTTTCCAGACTTTCTGATTTATATCGGGAGCAAACTCTTCAGAATATCCCTCTTTCATAAACACGCTACTTTCCCCCCCTACCATATCGAGCAAGATGCCAAAACGTGCATTATATCCCTGCACATGAGGATTGCGTGCCCAATACTGTGAGCCGAGACACCAGAATTCTTCTTTATGCTGCCCCGTATAAAACTGAGGCGCACCATAATCCTCTGCATCCAGCAAAATAATATCAATTCCTAGTTCCGGTTGTTGCTGATTGAGCAGGCGAGCTATTTCCAACAAAGCACCTACACCACTGGCACCATCATTGGCACCCAAGATCGGAGTTTTATGATTCTTCTCGTCAGAATCGTTATCAGCCCACGGACGTGTATCCCAATGCGCAAA
The Bacteroides caecimuris DNA segment above includes these coding regions:
- a CDS encoding CPBP family intramembrane glutamic endopeptidase — protein: MKTAIKLILIDLLIAQIVAPILITIPCTLYLLVTTGDLDKVALTQMIMIPAQLAGQIMMGIYLWKAGYISTQKATWLPVSAPFLICSGLAILTAGFLVSALMGLLDWIPNIMEQSFDILQSGWGGILAIAIIGPVLEEILFRGAITKALLQQYNPTKAILISALLFGVFHINPAQILPAFLIGILLAWTYYKTGSLIPCILMHVLNNSLSLYLSIKYPEAENMDDLINGTPYLIALVGSVLLLICTISIMNSHHRGHKGLYQQ
- a CDS encoding SufE family protein; the encoded protein is MSINELQDEVIAEFSDFDDWMDRYQLLIDLGNEQEPLEEKYKTEQNLIEGCQSRVWLQADDVDGKIVFKAESDALIVKGIIALLIKVLSGHTPDEILNTDLYFIDKIGLKEHLSPTRSNGLLSMVKQIRMYALAFKAKER
- a CDS encoding M20 family metallopeptidase — its product is MKKKTMIVLMSAFLLLSAFSCGGGNKANSTSEQSEETAVNVPQFDADSAYLYVKNQVDFGPRVPNTKGHVACGNYLASQLEAFGAQVTNQYADLIAYDGTLLKARNIIGSYKPESKKRIALFAHWDTRPWADNDSDEKNHKTPILGANDGASGVGALLEIARLLNQQQPELGIDIILLDAEDYGAPQFYTGQHKEEFWCLGSQYWARNPHVQGYNARFGILLDMVGGESSVFMKEGYSEEFAPDINQKVWKAAKKIGNGNTFMDGNGGFVTDDHLFINRLARIKTIDIIPYNQEGDFTPTWHTVNDNMEHIDKNTLKAVGQTVLEVIYNEK